A window of Phycodurus eques isolate BA_2022a chromosome 5, UOR_Pequ_1.1, whole genome shotgun sequence contains these coding sequences:
- the LOC133402699 gene encoding harmonin-like — MSNTDTLQEQRKNKKEMEFELKLAKEKEEMYEREKQLKINRLVQEVSETEREDREESEKVQHWVECLCQTRLEQISCVENESPELSPPLSPPSEPKVKRFPGGLHLATTDLDDINLDHVEQSLKGPLKRRAPTPPMSSQPLPPPSPKPNLLLSPQRQPPSPPNASPTLTDKGRRAHPSQAPHLPSSRYPPPSQSTRPPSSAQPVPTPPRPPPPPPAPPPPPPPPPPQQSEERVGALGGYRQHRNLAHPSSPPERRSEWEAGGYLPRGGIYSSNASEMSYPSSPKVLRNTSHASCISTPPLQLAPSPPNQRRPTAPVMSKPVMLPQSQTQRPDPLRPAVRSDGLPAEMLKRMVPFNSSFKSNNKPQVIYASVINNLPTSSIASIRALKSSVVDYEFSVVS, encoded by the exons atgtccAACACAGACACGCTGCAGGagcagaggaaaaacaaaaaggagatGGAGTTTGAGCTGAAATTGGCCAAGGAGAAAGAAGAGATGTACGAACGAGAGAAGCAGTTGAAGATCAATAGGCTGGTTCAGGAG GTTTCAGAGACCGAGAGGGAAGACCGAGAGGAGTCTGAGAAAGTGCAGCACTGGGTTGAGTGTCTTTGTCAGACTCGCTTGGAGCAAATATCTTGTGTGGAGAACGAGTCACCAGAG CTGTCACCTCCCCTCTCACCTCCCTCGGAGCCCAAGGTGAAGCGTTTCCCTGGAGGCCTGCACCTTGCCACTACTGACCTGGATGACATTAACTTGGATCATGTGGAGCAGAGCCTGAAGGGGCCCCTTAAGAGACGAGCGCCCACCCCGCCAATGAGTAGCCAGCCTCTCCCGCCGCCTTCACCCAAACCAAACCTTCTTCTATCTCCACAGCGCCAGCCACCGTCTCCACCCAACGCCTCGCCTACCTTGACCGACAAGGGGCGCAGAGCTCATCCGTCTCAAGCCCCTCATCTACCTTCCTCCCGTTATCCCCCTCCGTCTCAGTCTACCCGGCCGCCTTCATCCGCTCAGCCCGTCCCGACACCTCCCCGACCGCCGCCCCCTCCTCCGGctccgcccccgcccccgccccccccaccgCCACAGCAGTCTGAAGAAAGAGTAGGTGCCCTCGGTGGATACCGCCAGCATCGTAACCTGGCTCACCCCTCCAGTCCACCTGAGCGCAGGAGTGAGTGGGAGGCGGGCGGATACCTGCCGAGAGGGGGCATCTACTCGTCCAACGCAAGTGAAATGTCCTACCCATCGAGTCCCAAG GTTCTGAGGAACACTTCGCATGCCAGTTGCATTTCCACTCCTCCCTTG CAACTGGCACCTAGTCCTCCGAACCAGCGGCGTCCGACGGCCCCCGTCATGTCGAAGCCCGTCATGCTGCCTCAGTCGCAGACCCAACGACCAGACCCACTCAGACCTGCTGTTCGTTCTGATGGACTG CCTGCAGAAATGTTAAAACGGATGGTGCCtttcaactcttcttttaaatcGAACAACAAACCCCAAGTAATCTACGCTTCAGTGATAAACAACCTTCCAACTTCCTCTATTGCTTCGATCAGGGCATTAAAGTCCAGTGTTGTAGATTATGAGTTTTCAGTTGTGTCTTGA